The following is a genomic window from Fusarium oxysporum Fo47 chromosome IV, complete sequence.
ACGCAGCGGATGAGGATGAGTATCGAGGTGCCGTAGAGCATGATGAACAGAGTTCGTACGTTCGAAGGCAACATATCGGCCTTGGAACATCGCCTGTGAAGAACTCCGACCATGGCAATGAAGCCGATCTCGATTGTCCCTTGGAGGATAACCGCGATGGCCATGAAGGTTGCACCAGATGTTAGGCGATCCTCATCCTGTCGACCATTACCAGCTGCCATCCATGAGGCACCAATGGCAGTCAGAACCTCAACAAGAGAACccaagaagacaaagatgTACACAATTCGGTTcgggttgatgatggagtgCATTGGCAGATAGTGCATTAGACGGCCCAGAGTGTTGTATTCGGCAGCTGAGTATACCGGAGGAGCGAGGTAGATGAAGATGCTCGAGATCATGTATAAGGGAAGACTGTCGGGTTTCCGTACTGAGATAGCTCTCACTGCCCATCCGATGCAGAAGAACAGACCGGCGTAGAACATGAAGAATGTAACTCGCCAGAATTTGTATCGACTATCTCAAATCAGTATTTGTGTGGGTTTATCCATCCTAGACGATGACTTACGTGTTCTGAATATAATGTCCTATGAGTGATATTCCTATTATCACCGAAGCAATAATGGGAAGGATCTTGTTGGCATCATAGCCATAGAGATTGTCTTTTGTTGGGTTTGCCATGGTGTATTGGTGTCAAGTCCGGTGTAAGTACAACAGTGTTTTGTAGACTGTGGCTCAAACATGGCTTACTTTCGAGGTAGACAACATCGTCTTTATATAAACATGTACGAAGGATCAATCACTTTTGTCATCGTCTCTGTCTCTCAATATGCCCTGCATCTCCATCTGTAACAAGGCGCAGCCACAGCCGTCGAGTGTAAGCTAGCAGCCCTACAGCGCTGGGTAGCGACAGATTGAGTTAGACTTGACGATTGTGCCTTGGCAATTTGCTTATTGGTCCGACTCTTCAAACTGAATCTATTGATCCTTCACGGCTGAATCTCTGGTGTTTGTCTATTCGCTGGTCTTTCTAATCTATAGCGATGGGTACGTACTGCTTCTGGTCTAGTTCTGGCTGTGTTGGCTGTATCCAGGTAGATGTAGCGCTTTGGCGCAAGGGTTCAGCATTGACGGTTTGAGCACAATCTCGGATGTCTCGAGGTTGTCTTTTTCGTAAAGGAGGATCAATTCAGGTTTAACGGCATATATAACCTCAGCTGGCTCTTTAATTGCGGCGTATTGCATGTAACAGGGCGTACTGTATTACCTCGACCTCGACTATCTAAACCACTATTTGCAGCACCTACCTACCCCAGACCAATGAGTAACCTCAGAACCAGATAAAATTACAGTTCCTCGATGTAAATCAACTAAGAAAGATTGAATCAAAACGTGCAGTGCATTTTTATCCCCCATAACCTTTTATCGTTACCAAAAcaaataaaaagtaatacTGAACAAAAGTTGCAAATAGCAAAAGAGAACTCCCCCGGGAAGGCTCGAACTTCCGATCTCCCGATTGTCTATGAATAACAGTCGGACGCTTTAGCCAACTAAGCCACAGGGGATAAGCTCGCTTGATGGTAGTGAGCGGCTTATTACTCACTAACAACAAACAGTTTTATCGACGTCTTGCATAAAACAAACAGCCTTTTTAATCTGGACTTAACTTGAATTATTTATAACATGAGGGGAATTGCTAGAAATAACAAAGTGAATGGATAGCCTGGTATTTTTCGTTCTAGCAAATATATAATTCGTGAATTGAACATGGTTTGAGTATGGCTTCGGGCGCCTCGTGGTTCGAACTCCAGTGTTCATATTAATCTATTACAAAAGTTAAAGACGATCATAAGCCGTCATCGTTCTCTATCTCCTCTATTAAATCCTCTGCGTCTGATATGGCGAGGTATGGCCATGATCCAGTCGTCAACTCCAGCTGTGACATTCGGTTCTGTATCTTGTGTAGAAAGCCGGAGTCTCGTCCTCCAACAGAGTGCAATACATGTTGAAGAGAGTATAAGATTTCTCCTGCACCAACAAGCATACTACTACCATGAGCCGAAAATGGCGTGCAAGCAACGATATCAAGCATTGCATCTGCTAATCGGAATACTTTAAGTTCCTGTAATATCAAAGTCAATTTCAGTACAAACTATCTCCATTTGTCACTTACAATGCCATATCCGTGGGTTGTGATGGCAGAATTTGTCACCATTGAAAAAAGTGAGAGCATCTTGTGGCCGATCTTGACtggaaggaaaagagagaaagctTCGTCATCCGGGTAACATGACATTGCAAAATGGCGAGCCGTATACTCCCATAGAATGAGTCTGATCCATTGGCGGGTGACGAATAAGTCAACTCTTTGAGCTTCACGAGCAGCGTGATCATGTGCGTCGATACACAGAGCGGCTTGATATGATACCAGCTTTTGTCTCTCAAGGGGCTGCTGGTTTGATGAAATTGTTGTCAAGTTACTCTCGAGATATGCAAAGAGTCTTGTGAGGGAGATGAAAGCTTGCATTCGTCGTTCATCTGCCATGTCATCTTGCGTGTCTGGGAAGACATCGATGACTAGGAGAACTGCTTGCAAGCCATGTTGCGCGGAATATGTTCTAAGACAAAACGTCAGCAAACATGACAGAAAGTTTAAGGTCTACTGTACCTCTCAGTGATGAGAACAAGCCAGTATATTCGAAGTCTAAGTGATTGCTCCTGCTTAGTGAGGTGCGAATATGTCTCAGGATAACCAAGCTGCATGAGCTGAACTTGCGTTACAGCCTCTCTTAGAAATAGGCCCGCGGTTCGTAGCTTATTGCCGTTGGAGTGGTAAacatgaagaaagaagggtATGAGTGCAGAAGCCAGACTGTAGCTCTCTCGATAATCATAAAGTTCTCTTAGCTGAAGACACTCGGTAGCAAACtgaagagatgaaggggTGTTTCGTGGGCCAGCATGTTCTGGTAGTCTTAGTTGAGCTATGGTGGCAGCACATAGTGCGGCTGCTAGGGCATGAGACTCATAGTCGTTAAGATTATCTGAGATTTTTGTAAATAGGTGGTCGGGGTTGATGACCATCCAAATGGAAGATACTGGTCGTTTTGAGAATTGGAGGAAACGCTGATATTCGTGGAGTGGTAAGCGATAAGGCGGGAGAGGTACAGAGCTGGAAGGGTCGGACTGCGattgatcatcatcttgaataTTACAAGGTTGTGTCTCCTTGATGCTCTGTTGAAATCTCTCGACTTTTTCTTTGGTTGTGCTTCGAGGTCCGCCCTTTGGCCCACGCTTCTTGCGGGTTCTCAAGGCGGTGCATTCGATGCCTCTGAGTCGACATTCGTGACATGGTTTTCCTTCTTCACATTTTACACGACGTAAAGCGCAGCCGTCACATGGGTTTGCGTTTCTAAGTCTCGTTGTCATCGTGATTGTGATTGGATATCGAGTTGATGGGTCAAGCTTAATTGAGGTTGAGTCGAGGTCAGAAAGTAACGATGTCTAGGTTGAGTTTGCCCCACTCGCCACCAGAGTCTACTATTTGCTGAGATGTACCTCTCACGTTTTACTGCAGAACATGACTACAACAGCCTGAATTGAGCAGAAGTAAACAGGCTCAAACGGACTATCGTTGGTAGTTTGCCTTGCATGAAAGCAATGCTACATGCTTTATGAGGGGCCGAGTTGTTACGGCCTATATTGAAGGGCTCGCTTATTAGCTAACCTGAACCATTTCACTTAGTCCCAGTCCAAGAGAATAACGTTATCCACATGATATAAACCATTAGCTCTGTTTTCTTCGTTAATATTGTGCTATTAGTGACTATCAATGATCAATTCGCCCAACTACCGTACGTGTAAGAATGGCATTGAATTGCGATTGGGTCTGGATAACTTCAAGCAGAGTATGTAAATGAGCTCCGAGATAGTTGATctaatttatttatctatAGTCCGCTTACTCTACAAGAACATTTTATCGTTTGAGAGCATCGACCTATCCATCAACTGACAACTCTTGCCTCTCTTGACCCCATCCAAGCCCATCAACTagcacatacgaccatagCTCGCAGAGAATACGGGGTCCCGTCCGCTCCCCCATCGTCAAGCTGCGAAGCGccggattagtagttgggtcggtgacgaccagcgaatacctggtgttgtatgtttttttGTCTTTTGAGCCTCTATGCTGGTTATGTTTTGCTCAAGGCGAGGGTTGGTGAAGGCATTGGACGTTGAGAACTCTGGCTCAAGATCGATGACCAGTCGAAATTCTGGAATGCGACAGGGCAATTAGTTGGAGCATGTTTCGTATCGGCTGTCAGCCATGAGCAACTCCATTACCGGTCCAAGCAACTCCTCATCCAGCCCCAAGGTCATCAGTCGTCCAACCTTGACCGCTGTGGGCTGGGGAGCCTTGACAACTCCCCAAAGCTTTTCCTTGGTCCACATGTCCATCTGATAGTCTAGGATTAGATCCTGGATACGCTTCAATGGATCAATCACGCTCAGCTTCGGCTCATCGCCGAGCTGTATAGATACCGTATCCAACTTATCGGGAAGTACGGGAATTTGGACGACCAGGCCAGGCACGTTAGGATATTCCTCGACATATGGCTCGACATCAAGAACAGTCTGATCAGTGACACCGCTGACGACCTTGAATCCCTTTGGAACCTCCATGATAGATAGGAACTTGATACTCCAAGCCTTGCCCTTGGGCTCAAAGTATAGCCTGCCACTTTGCTGGAAATAGCCAAGAATGGGAGACTCGCTGTAGTTCCCTTTATCAGTCTTATCATtttcatcaagctcttcctcaaTCTTGAGCCTGCCATTCTTGCCTACAACAACGAGAACCTCAAAGTTCTTAGGGCTCTCGC
Proteins encoded in this region:
- a CDS encoding RTA1 like protein-domain-containing protein, encoding MANPTKDNLYGYDANKILPIIASVIIGISLIGHYIQNTRYKFWRVTFFMFYAGLFFCIGWAVRAISVRKPDSLPLYMISSIFIYLAPPVYSAAEYNTLGRLMHYLPMHSIINPNRIVYIFVFLGSLVEVLTAIGASWMAAGNGRQDEDRLTSGATFMAIAVILQGTIEIGFIAMVGVLHRRCSKADMLPSNVRTLFIMLYGTSILILIRCVFRAVETFELRDILSSGEDNSNALMKREWPFYVLEAIPVALYTYWLNIIHPGRYLPHDQRQYLDFDGKTERMGPGWIHKRHWVMFIADPFDFIGMLSTKKRDPYYLRPNEWPETNNCFAQGRGSNVKPGKYKALSKNESNESSV